The genome window GTTCCTCAGACGAGTTACGTGGCAGTTCTTGTGGACGATTCGAGGAGCATGGCCATCAGGGATGTAGACGGGCGGAGTCGGGCCGAGTCGGTAGCACAATTGCTCGCGCCCGATGCCCCGTTCGTCGCGCATCTCGGCGAGAAGTTCAAGCTTCGCCTGTATCGCTTTTCGCGTCAGCCGGAAGTGGTGACGGAGGCTCACCGTTTGACCGCCGGGGGATCGCGAACGAACCTTCTCTCGGCGGTAGAGTCAGTAGCCAATGACCTCAAAGGACTGCCGCTTTCGGCGCTCGTCATTTTGAGCGATGGGTCAGACCATTCGACAATGGACCTGGCGCGCGCGCTTCAGAGCCTGCGGGCGCGTAAGCTGCCGGTCTACGTCGTGGGCGTGGGGAGCGAGGAGTTCGAGACTGATGCCGAACTGGTCAGAGTCAACGTTCCTCGTCGAATTCTCAAGGGGTCGTCGGTCACGGCGGATCTTCTGGTGCGCGTCGGGCGTCGTCTGAATCGGCGCATCGCTGTGAACGTCAGCGAAGAGGGGAAGGTGATCGCATCGCAGGAATTTGAGGTCAGAGCTTCCTCCGAACCTCAACCCGTGCGTCTCGATTTCACGCCAACGCTGACCGGGATGGTCCGTTACCGCTTCGCCGTGAATGTCCAGCCCAACGAACTGATCGCGGAAAATAACCATCAGGACGCCGTGATCGAGGTCCGCCAAGAGGTCGCGCGGGTCCTCTACATCGAGGGCGAGCCCCGATGGGAGTATGGAAAACTCCGTCATGCCCTGGCCGAAGATCAACAGGTGAATCTCGTTTCCGTCGTGCGAACGGCGCGGGGAAAGTTTTATCGTCAGGGGATCGAGAAACCGGATG of Blastocatellia bacterium contains these proteins:
- a CDS encoding vWA domain-containing protein — its product is MVMDTLFEFFFKYKPVVFEKGDLSFAAGLSPVVLVVLLIGVLGAGSFTYLRSRGSLNWKWRSGLLALRLGALLVLLFCLLQPVIVVPSIVPQTSYVAVLVDDSRSMAIRDVDGRSRAESVAQLLAPDAPFVAHLGEKFKLRLYRFSRQPEVVTEAHRLTAGGSRTNLLSAVESVANDLKGLPLSALVILSDGSDHSTMDLARALQSLRARKLPVYVVGVGSEEFETDAELVRVNVPRRILKGSSVTADLLVRVGRRLNRRIAVNVSEEGKVIASQEFEVRASSEPQPVRLDFTPTLTGMVRYRFAVNVQPNELIAENNHQDAVIEVRQEVARVLYIEGEPRWEYGKLRHALAEDQQVNLVSVVRTARGKFYRQGIEKPDELIEGFPKSREELFRYEGLILGSIEAGFFSFDQLKEIEAFVSERGGGLLMLGGDRS